Below is a window of Candidatus Taylorbacteria bacterium DNA.
ATAGGGCAAAAGAAATTCCCGATTGTATATCGTCTGCGGTCGCTTCCCAATTGGTCCTTTTCGGGGAAATGGTTTCGGTACGCGTGAGTCTTCCAAGATAATCGCTCGCGGTTATGAGGTCGAGCTCCGGATGAGTGAACGCTTTTTCATAATAACCGTGGTCTTCCTTGTGCCAATGACCGTACACTTCCCCGTCGTGGGCGGTGACGAGGTAGGGAGACTTTATTTCCGACATATGCTCAAGAATATATTCCGGAGGAAACGATTTTGAAAATTTCCGGTTTCTGAAAATCACCCCAAGACCGAGACCCTCGATTTCATACTTCACTTCAGGGTCGGGATTTCCTCCGCCGTGCGCTTCATCAAGAATAATCCATGAGAAGCCGAAATTCTTTATCACCTTTCCGACTTCTTCTCCATAGGCCATTTCCGGAATGAAAAAACCTTTCGGGTTGTACAGGTCTCCAAACACTTTCTTGCAAATTTTCTCATGGAGGCGAATCTGCCTTTCAATTTCATCTGCCGGAAGAAGGGTGAGAATAGGGTGATACATGGCACTGCCCACAAGCTCTATACGTCCCTCGCCCACATTTTTCTTGAAGCCGTCTATAACGTCCCGAAATTCGTCCGCCTCCATTTGCTCAAGGAGGGAGCCCGAGATATTTAAAGTAACGCAAAATTTCGGATACTTTTCCAAAAGTCGAAGTATGAGCCGGTAGCTTTGAGACGCTACGTCGCGCAAGGTCTGGAGATCCTGGTTCGGAGGCTGGTATATATGCAAAAAATTAACCCAATAGAGCATGAAAGAATAGTTAAAATTAGATTTCTTTCGGATTGTCCATGTCCGACCGTATCTTCATCGCTTTTTCTATGAGTTTCTCATATTTTTTTGCCGAATTTTCCCACGAGAAATCTTTTTCCATCGCTCCTTTTTGAATTTTTCTCCAGATTTTTTTGTTCTGAAAATTCTCGTACGCCCGAACCACCGAAATAAGGAGCGAGGAGGAATCGAATTTCTCAAAAACAAATCCTGTACTCTCCGCATTTTTTGGAGAATAGTCGGAAACCGTGTCGGCGAGGCCTCCGGTTTTTCTCACAATCGGAATTGCGCCGTAGTGCATGGCTTCCATCTGAGTCAGTCCCGAAGGCTCGAAAAGAGAAGGAATTAAAACTGCGTCCGCGCCGGCAAAAACGGAGTGCGGAAGCTCCTGGCTAAATTTGAGCTCGACGCCAACCTCGTTTGGAAATTTCGTGTGGAGGTCTTGGAAAAATTGCATATATTTCTCGTCTCCGTCTCCGACGATGATGACCTGCATCTTCATTTCTTTCAAAAGCGACTCCAGAACAGGCATGACGATGTCAAATCCTTTTTGGGGAGTGAGACGGCTTACTATGGAAACCAAAAAAGTGTCGGGGTCCTCCTTCAGGCTGAATCGATTCTGAATTACCGCTTTATTCAGACTCCTCCGACCGAGGTCATCGAGTGAAAAAGAATTTTCAATAAGAGGGTCTTTTTCCGAATTCCATACTTTATAATCAATTCCGTTTAAAATTCCGTGAACTACTCCTCTTCTCTCATTCAATAAGGCGTCCATGCCTTCGCCGAATTCTGGAGTCAGGATTTCTTTCGAATAGGTGGGCGAAACCGTGTTGACGGCGTCCGCGTACATTATGCCCCTGCGTATGCCGTTCATTTTCATCAAGCGTGGGTCGGAAAAAGCCGGAATAAGAGAATGCCCGTCATCGTAATCGGACTCCTGAAGGAAACGATGATTAAAATTGCCCTGATAACCCAAGTTGTGAATGGAAAAAATAGTGGATATGCCTTGGAGCCTTCTCTCTCCCTTGTAAATTGTTTTTAAATAATTCGGCAAAAGTCCGGTCTGCCAGTCGGCTGCCACAATGACATCGGGCACCCACTCCGACACTTTCAAAAATTCAAGCACTCCCCGGGAAAGGAGTGCCCAGCGAATCGGGTCATCGGCGTATCCGTAGACATTCGCTCTCTGCTCGTAGTATTCCATATTTTCGAGAAAATACGTGGTAACGGGACTTCCATTAACCCCCTCGCTCGTATATTTTTTTACGTTGCAAATGAGATGCTTGTCGCCCTCCGTGTTGTCTGTGGGAACTTCGAGTCCCTCATATTCCATCGTAATCCGCTCGCTTTCCTGGATATTCAAATAGCGCGGAATCATCGCCCGAACATCAAAACCTGATGCGTTTAGCACTTTTGGCAATGCATACATCACCGCTCCCAGCCCCCCGACCGAAGCGAAAGGCTTGAGTTCCGTTGCCACAAAGAGGATTTTACATTTTTGCTTTGTTTTAAATAACTTCATACATGTTTCCAATAGTATATCAATTTGAAAGCCTTGTAGCCATCCGAAAATTTCAAAGCGCAATCGCCCAAAGCTAAACCGCTTCGTCGGACTCTGCGGTCGCTCGAGGTGGAAAATACAGTTTGCTCATGTAGTCCGCGAGCATTCTCCGGGTCGAGTAATCTTTGAGGACAACCGCTCGAGTTTTCTGCATTTTCGCTATCCATGTGTCAGGCATTCCATAGCCCTCACGATTAAAGAATTCCGGAATAATTTTATTCTCGAGCGTGCTATAAATCACTTCCGCGATATTGCTCCCTTCAATACTCCACATTGAGTCTTTTAAATTTGCTTCCCCTACCCAGCCGTCCTCGACCGAAAATTGAAGCGCGCCATTCACGCCCGCTTTCATACCACTCGTGCCAGACGCCTCCTTTCCGTTTTGTGGAGTATTGAGCCAGACGTCCGCTCCGGCCGAGAGCTTTTTGCACAAGCTCAAAGAATAGTCGTGAAGATAGAGAATATTTGGAAGATTCATGCTTTTTATGA
It encodes the following:
- a CDS encoding glycogen/starch synthase, with translation MKLFKTKQKCKILFVATELKPFASVGGLGAVMYALPKVLNASGFDVRAMIPRYLNIQESERITMEYEGLEVPTDNTEGDKHLICNVKKYTSEGVNGSPVTTYFLENMEYYEQRANVYGYADDPIRWALLSRGVLEFLKVSEWVPDVIVAADWQTGLLPNYLKTIYKGERRLQGISTIFSIHNLGYQGNFNHRFLQESDYDDGHSLIPAFSDPRLMKMNGIRRGIMYADAVNTVSPTYSKEILTPEFGEGMDALLNERRGVVHGILNGIDYKVWNSEKDPLIENSFSLDDLGRRSLNKAVIQNRFSLKEDPDTFLVSIVSRLTPQKGFDIVMPVLESLLKEMKMQVIIVGDGDEKYMQFFQDLHTKFPNEVGVELKFSQELPHSVFAGADAVLIPSLFEPSGLTQMEAMHYGAIPIVRKTGGLADTVSDYSPKNAESTGFVFEKFDSSSLLISVVRAYENFQNKKIWRKIQKGAMEKDFSWENSAKKYEKLIEKAMKIRSDMDNPKEI